The Planctomycetota bacterium genome contains a region encoding:
- a CDS encoding glycosylase produces MTPRASVRVRVLTLWAAAVVVVLTAPSGHAQRAAPAPPEARFPLELLEFGPPSRTPLFAGRGDGGWDHEIRERGWIVREGGRWRMWYTGVAPKSDPAGPRGRCRLGHATSPDGLNWTRTPGRPLVADTWIEDVCLMRPAGGAYQAFVEGEGDIAAHWTSADGLDWHSQGALDIRLVDGRPIPDGPRGTPAVWLEGGVWHLFYERQDLGIWLATSRDLLVWTNVADEPVIACGPEPYDARAVALDQIVRYQGRYFALYHASALGGQGRWCTCIATSDDLRHWTKWRGNPLLPVDDEVPGESSAMLVFDGTRHRLYTTHPAVRVRFAVHPTRVGVETGGRGELAPVR; encoded by the coding sequence ATGACGCCTCGCGCTTCCGTCCGGGTTCGGGTCCTCACCCTGTGGGCCGCCGCCGTCGTCGTCGTCCTGACGGCGCCCTCGGGCCACGCCCAGCGCGCCGCGCCGGCACCGCCGGAGGCGCGCTTCCCCCTCGAGCTGCTCGAGTTCGGCCCGCCGTCGCGGACGCCGCTGTTCGCCGGCCGTGGCGACGGCGGCTGGGACCACGAGATCCGCGAACGCGGCTGGATCGTGCGCGAAGGGGGGCGGTGGCGGATGTGGTACACCGGCGTCGCGCCCAAGAGTGATCCAGCCGGCCCGCGCGGCCGCTGCCGGCTCGGCCATGCCACCAGCCCCGACGGTCTCAACTGGACGCGCACCCCGGGCCGGCCGCTGGTGGCCGACACCTGGATCGAGGACGTGTGCCTGATGCGCCCGGCGGGGGGCGCCTACCAGGCGTTCGTCGAGGGGGAGGGAGACATCGCGGCGCACTGGACGTCGGCCGACGGGCTCGACTGGCACTCGCAAGGCGCACTCGACATCCGCCTCGTCGATGGGCGGCCGATTCCCGACGGGCCGCGTGGCACTCCCGCCGTCTGGCTCGAAGGGGGCGTGTGGCACCTGTTCTACGAACGGCAGGATCTCGGCATCTGGCTGGCGACGTCGCGCGACCTGCTCGTCTGGACCAACGTCGCTGACGAGCCGGTGATCGCCTGCGGGCCGGAGCCCTACGACGCCCGCGCCGTGGCACTCGACCAGATCGTCCGCTACCAGGGGCGCTACTTCGCGCTGTACCACGCCAGCGCGCTCGGCGGCCAGGGGCGCTGGTGCACCTGCATCGCCACCAGCGACGACCTGCGGCACTGGACGAAGTGGCGCGGCAATCCCCTCCTCCCGGTCGATGACGAGGTGCCCGGCGAATCGAGCGCGATGCTCGTCTTCGACGGCACTCGCCACCGCCTCTACACCACCCACCCCGCGGTCCGTGTGCGGTTCGCCGTCCATCCGACGCGCGTCGGCGTGGAAACCGGCGGCCGGGGCGAACTGGCGCCGGTGCGCTGA